One window from the genome of Ammospiza nelsoni isolate bAmmNel1 chromosome 16, bAmmNel1.pri, whole genome shotgun sequence encodes:
- the HNRNPH1 gene encoding heterogeneous nuclear ribonucleoprotein H isoform X5 — MDPCHTEETEGEIPGLATTEAETEQSLTPNVMLNTESSEGYVVKVRGLPWSCSTEEVQRFFSDCKILNGALGIRFIYTREGRPSGEAFAELESEEDVKLALKKDRETMGHRYVEVFKSNNVEMDWVLKHTGPNSPDTANDGFVRLRGLPFGCSKEEIVQFFSGLEIVPNGITLPVDFQGRSTGEAFVQFASQEIAEKALKKHKERIGHRYIEIFKSSRAEVRTHYDPPRKLLAMQRPGPYDRPGLTRGYNSLGRGSSLERMRRGAYGGGYGGYDDYNGYNDGYGFGSDRFGREWTLFSAGMSDHRYGDGSSTFQSTTGHCVHMRGLPYRATENDIYNFFSPLNPVRVHIEIGPDGRVTGEADVEFATHEDAVAAMSKDKANMQHRYVELFLNSTAGGTGGAYGSQMMGAMVKESEGVVQDWNTSTLPAQVLNACCCYASKTDTLLTPSWAGYGDEGSQSSYGAPGNQQLSGGYGGGYGGQSSMSGYDPGSQGAMNSSYYSSGNRASMGVNGMGGMSNMSNMSGGWGM, encoded by the exons CAACCACAGAagcagagacagagcagagccTCACCCCCAATGTGATGCTTAACACAGAGAGCAGCGAGGGATACGTGGTGAAGGTCCGGGGGCTGCCTTGGTCTTGCTCCACCGAGGAGGTGCAGAGATTCTTCTCCG ATTGCAAAATTCTGAACGGGGCTCTGGGTATCCGTTTCATCTACACCAGGGAGGGCAGACCAAGTGGAGAAGCATTTGCTGAACTTGAGTCAGAAGAGGATGTGAAATTGGCCCtgaaaaaagacagagaaacaATGGGACACAGATACGTTGAAG TTTTCAAGTCAAACAACGTTGAAATGGATTGGGTTCTGAAGCATACTGGTCCCAACAGCCCTGATACAGCTAATGATGGTTTTGTACGTCTTAGAGGACTCCCATTTGGCTGTAGTAAAGAAGAAATTGTACAGTTTTTTTCAG GGTTGGAAATCGTGCCAAATGGGATAACATTGCCGGTGGACTTCCAGGGGAGGAGTACGGGGGAGGCCTTCGTGCAGTTTGCTTCACAGGAAATAGCTGAAAAGGCTCTAAAGAAACACAAGGAAAGAATAGGGCACAG GTACATTGAGATCTTCAAGAGCAGCCGAGCAGAGGTGCGCACTCACTACGACCCTCCCCGCAAGCTGCTGGCCATGCAGAGACCGGGTCCGTACGACAGGCCCGGCCTGACGCGCGGGTACAACAGTCTGGGTAGAGGAAGTAGCTTGGAGAGAATGAGGCGTGGAGCCTACGGAGGAG GTTATGGAGGTTATGATGACTACAATGGGTATAATGATGGCTATGGGTTTGGTTCTGATAGATTTGGAAGAG AATGGACTCTTTTCTCCGCAGGGATGTCGGACCACAGGTACGGCGACGGATCGTCCACCTTCCAGAGCACGACCGGCCACTGCGTCCACATGCGAGGTCTGCCCTACAGAGCCACGGAGAATGACATCTACAAC TTCTTCTCACCTCTGAACCCTGTAAGAGTACACATTGAAATCGGACCAGATGGCAGAGTAACCGGAGAGGCAGACGTTGAATTTGCTACTCACGAGGACGCAGTGGCTGCCATGTCCAAAGACAAAGCAAATATGC AACACAGATATGTAGAGCTCTTCCTGAATTCTACAGCAGGAGGAACTGGTGGTGCCTATGGCAGTCAGATGATGGGAGCAATGG TCAAGGAGTCGGAAGGGGTAGTCCAAGATTGGAACACTAGCACATTGCCAG CACAAGTCTTAAATGCCTGTTGCTGTTATGCCTCTAAGACAGATACCCTCCTGACACCCAGCTGGGCTGGTTACGGAGATGAAG GGAGCCAATCCAGTTATGGTGCTCCAGGCAACCAGCAGCTGAGTGGGGGCTATGGAGGAGGATATGGAGGTCAAAGCAGCATGAGTGGCTATG ACCCCGGGAGCCAGGGCGCCATGAACAGCAGCTACTACAGCAGTGGGAACCGCGCATCCATGGGAGTGAACGGCATGGGCGGCATGTCCAACATGTCCAACATGAGTGGTGGCTGGGGAATGTAA
- the HNRNPH1 gene encoding heterogeneous nuclear ribonucleoprotein H isoform X7, producing the protein MDPCHTEETEGEIPGLGFSDRSEQIVSRGVASAFEAATTEAETEQSLTPNVMLNTESSEGYVVKVRGLPWSCSTEEVQRFFSDCKILNGALGIRFIYTREGRPSGEAFAELESEEDVKLALKKDRETMGHRYVEVFKSNNVEMDWVLKHTGPNSPDTANDGFVRLRGLPFGCSKEEIVQFFSGLEIVPNGITLPVDFQGRSTGEAFVQFASQEIAEKALKKHKERIGHRYIEIFKSSRAEVRTHYDPPRKLLAMQRPGPYDRPGLTRGYNSLGRGSSLERMRRGAYGGGYGGYDDYNGYNDGYGFGSDRFGREWTLFSAGMSDHRYGDGSSTFQSTTGHCVHMRGLPYRATENDIYNFFSPLNPVRVHIEIGPDGRVTGEADVEFATHEDAVAAMSKDKANMQHRYVELFLNSTAGGTGGAYGSQMMGAMVKESEGVVQDWNTSTLPGSQSSYGAPGNQQLSGGYGGGYGGQSSMSGYDPGSQGAMNSSYYSSGNRASMGVNGMGGMSNMSNMSGGWGM; encoded by the exons GCTTCAGTGACCGAAGCGAGCAGATTGTTTCACGTGGGGTAGCGTCAGCCTTTGAAGCTG CAACCACAGAagcagagacagagcagagccTCACCCCCAATGTGATGCTTAACACAGAGAGCAGCGAGGGATACGTGGTGAAGGTCCGGGGGCTGCCTTGGTCTTGCTCCACCGAGGAGGTGCAGAGATTCTTCTCCG ATTGCAAAATTCTGAACGGGGCTCTGGGTATCCGTTTCATCTACACCAGGGAGGGCAGACCAAGTGGAGAAGCATTTGCTGAACTTGAGTCAGAAGAGGATGTGAAATTGGCCCtgaaaaaagacagagaaacaATGGGACACAGATACGTTGAAG TTTTCAAGTCAAACAACGTTGAAATGGATTGGGTTCTGAAGCATACTGGTCCCAACAGCCCTGATACAGCTAATGATGGTTTTGTACGTCTTAGAGGACTCCCATTTGGCTGTAGTAAAGAAGAAATTGTACAGTTTTTTTCAG GGTTGGAAATCGTGCCAAATGGGATAACATTGCCGGTGGACTTCCAGGGGAGGAGTACGGGGGAGGCCTTCGTGCAGTTTGCTTCACAGGAAATAGCTGAAAAGGCTCTAAAGAAACACAAGGAAAGAATAGGGCACAG GTACATTGAGATCTTCAAGAGCAGCCGAGCAGAGGTGCGCACTCACTACGACCCTCCCCGCAAGCTGCTGGCCATGCAGAGACCGGGTCCGTACGACAGGCCCGGCCTGACGCGCGGGTACAACAGTCTGGGTAGAGGAAGTAGCTTGGAGAGAATGAGGCGTGGAGCCTACGGAGGAG GTTATGGAGGTTATGATGACTACAATGGGTATAATGATGGCTATGGGTTTGGTTCTGATAGATTTGGAAGAG AATGGACTCTTTTCTCCGCAGGGATGTCGGACCACAGGTACGGCGACGGATCGTCCACCTTCCAGAGCACGACCGGCCACTGCGTCCACATGCGAGGTCTGCCCTACAGAGCCACGGAGAATGACATCTACAAC TTCTTCTCACCTCTGAACCCTGTAAGAGTACACATTGAAATCGGACCAGATGGCAGAGTAACCGGAGAGGCAGACGTTGAATTTGCTACTCACGAGGACGCAGTGGCTGCCATGTCCAAAGACAAAGCAAATATGC AACACAGATATGTAGAGCTCTTCCTGAATTCTACAGCAGGAGGAACTGGTGGTGCCTATGGCAGTCAGATGATGGGAGCAATGG TCAAGGAGTCGGAAGGGGTAGTCCAAGATTGGAACACTAGCACATTGCCAG GGAGCCAATCCAGTTATGGTGCTCCAGGCAACCAGCAGCTGAGTGGGGGCTATGGAGGAGGATATGGAGGTCAAAGCAGCATGAGTGGCTATG ACCCCGGGAGCCAGGGCGCCATGAACAGCAGCTACTACAGCAGTGGGAACCGCGCATCCATGGGAGTGAACGGCATGGGCGGCATGTCCAACATGTCCAACATGAGTGGTGGCTGGGGAATGTAA
- the HNRNPH1 gene encoding heterogeneous nuclear ribonucleoprotein H isoform X1, producing MDPCHTEETEGEIPGLGFSDRSEQIVSRGVASAFEAATTEAETEQSLTPNVMLNTESSEGYVVKVRGLPWSCSTEEVQRFFSDCKILNGALGIRFIYTREGRPSGEAFAELESEEDVKLALKKDRETMGHRYVEVFKSNNVEMDWVLKHTGPNSPDTANDGFVRLRGLPFGCSKEEIVQFFSGLEIVPNGITLPVDFQGRSTGEAFVQFASQEIAEKALKKHKERIGHRYIEIFKSSRAEVRTHYDPPRKLLAMQRPGPYDRPGLTRGYNSLGRGSSLERMRRGAYGGGYGGYDDYNGYNDGYGFGSDRFGREWTLFSAGMSDHRYGDGSSTFQSTTGHCVHMRGLPYRATENDIYNFFSPLNPVRVHIEIGPDGRVTGEADVEFATHEDAVAAMSKDKANMQHRYVELFLNSTAGGTGGAYGSQMMGAMVKESEGVVQDWNTSTLPAQVLNACCCYASKTDTLLTPSWAGYGDEGSQSSYGAPGNQQLSGGYGGGYGGQSSMSGYDPGSQGAMNSSYYSSGNRASMGVNGMGGMSNMSNMSGGWGM from the exons GCTTCAGTGACCGAAGCGAGCAGATTGTTTCACGTGGGGTAGCGTCAGCCTTTGAAGCTG CAACCACAGAagcagagacagagcagagccTCACCCCCAATGTGATGCTTAACACAGAGAGCAGCGAGGGATACGTGGTGAAGGTCCGGGGGCTGCCTTGGTCTTGCTCCACCGAGGAGGTGCAGAGATTCTTCTCCG ATTGCAAAATTCTGAACGGGGCTCTGGGTATCCGTTTCATCTACACCAGGGAGGGCAGACCAAGTGGAGAAGCATTTGCTGAACTTGAGTCAGAAGAGGATGTGAAATTGGCCCtgaaaaaagacagagaaacaATGGGACACAGATACGTTGAAG TTTTCAAGTCAAACAACGTTGAAATGGATTGGGTTCTGAAGCATACTGGTCCCAACAGCCCTGATACAGCTAATGATGGTTTTGTACGTCTTAGAGGACTCCCATTTGGCTGTAGTAAAGAAGAAATTGTACAGTTTTTTTCAG GGTTGGAAATCGTGCCAAATGGGATAACATTGCCGGTGGACTTCCAGGGGAGGAGTACGGGGGAGGCCTTCGTGCAGTTTGCTTCACAGGAAATAGCTGAAAAGGCTCTAAAGAAACACAAGGAAAGAATAGGGCACAG GTACATTGAGATCTTCAAGAGCAGCCGAGCAGAGGTGCGCACTCACTACGACCCTCCCCGCAAGCTGCTGGCCATGCAGAGACCGGGTCCGTACGACAGGCCCGGCCTGACGCGCGGGTACAACAGTCTGGGTAGAGGAAGTAGCTTGGAGAGAATGAGGCGTGGAGCCTACGGAGGAG GTTATGGAGGTTATGATGACTACAATGGGTATAATGATGGCTATGGGTTTGGTTCTGATAGATTTGGAAGAG AATGGACTCTTTTCTCCGCAGGGATGTCGGACCACAGGTACGGCGACGGATCGTCCACCTTCCAGAGCACGACCGGCCACTGCGTCCACATGCGAGGTCTGCCCTACAGAGCCACGGAGAATGACATCTACAAC TTCTTCTCACCTCTGAACCCTGTAAGAGTACACATTGAAATCGGACCAGATGGCAGAGTAACCGGAGAGGCAGACGTTGAATTTGCTACTCACGAGGACGCAGTGGCTGCCATGTCCAAAGACAAAGCAAATATGC AACACAGATATGTAGAGCTCTTCCTGAATTCTACAGCAGGAGGAACTGGTGGTGCCTATGGCAGTCAGATGATGGGAGCAATGG TCAAGGAGTCGGAAGGGGTAGTCCAAGATTGGAACACTAGCACATTGCCAG CACAAGTCTTAAATGCCTGTTGCTGTTATGCCTCTAAGACAGATACCCTCCTGACACCCAGCTGGGCTGGTTACGGAGATGAAG GGAGCCAATCCAGTTATGGTGCTCCAGGCAACCAGCAGCTGAGTGGGGGCTATGGAGGAGGATATGGAGGTCAAAGCAGCATGAGTGGCTATG ACCCCGGGAGCCAGGGCGCCATGAACAGCAGCTACTACAGCAGTGGGAACCGCGCATCCATGGGAGTGAACGGCATGGGCGGCATGTCCAACATGTCCAACATGAGTGGTGGCTGGGGAATGTAA
- the HNRNPH1 gene encoding heterogeneous nuclear ribonucleoprotein H isoform X11 gives MDPCHTEETEGEIPGLATTEAETEQSLTPNVMLNTESSEGYVVKVRGLPWSCSTEEVQRFFSDCKILNGALGIRFIYTREGRPSGEAFAELESEEDVKLALKKDRETMGHRYVEVFKSNNVEMDWVLKHTGPNSPDTANDGFVRLRGLPFGCSKEEIVQFFSGLEIVPNGITLPVDFQGRSTGEAFVQFASQEIAEKALKKHKERIGHRYIEIFKSSRAEVRTHYDPPRKLLAMQRPGPYDRPGLTRGYNSLGRGSSLERMRRGAYGGGYGGYDDYNGYNDGYGFGSDRFGREWTLFSAGMSDHRYGDGSSTFQSTTGHCVHMRGLPYRATENDIYNFFSPLNPVRVHIEIGPDGRVTGEADVEFATHEDAVAAMSKDKANMQHRYVELFLNSTAGGTGGAYGSQMMGAMVKESEGVVQDWNTSTLPGSQSSYGAPGNQQLSGGYGGGYGGQSSMSGYDPGSQGAMNSSYYSSGNRASMGVNGMGGMSNMSNMSGGWGM, from the exons CAACCACAGAagcagagacagagcagagccTCACCCCCAATGTGATGCTTAACACAGAGAGCAGCGAGGGATACGTGGTGAAGGTCCGGGGGCTGCCTTGGTCTTGCTCCACCGAGGAGGTGCAGAGATTCTTCTCCG ATTGCAAAATTCTGAACGGGGCTCTGGGTATCCGTTTCATCTACACCAGGGAGGGCAGACCAAGTGGAGAAGCATTTGCTGAACTTGAGTCAGAAGAGGATGTGAAATTGGCCCtgaaaaaagacagagaaacaATGGGACACAGATACGTTGAAG TTTTCAAGTCAAACAACGTTGAAATGGATTGGGTTCTGAAGCATACTGGTCCCAACAGCCCTGATACAGCTAATGATGGTTTTGTACGTCTTAGAGGACTCCCATTTGGCTGTAGTAAAGAAGAAATTGTACAGTTTTTTTCAG GGTTGGAAATCGTGCCAAATGGGATAACATTGCCGGTGGACTTCCAGGGGAGGAGTACGGGGGAGGCCTTCGTGCAGTTTGCTTCACAGGAAATAGCTGAAAAGGCTCTAAAGAAACACAAGGAAAGAATAGGGCACAG GTACATTGAGATCTTCAAGAGCAGCCGAGCAGAGGTGCGCACTCACTACGACCCTCCCCGCAAGCTGCTGGCCATGCAGAGACCGGGTCCGTACGACAGGCCCGGCCTGACGCGCGGGTACAACAGTCTGGGTAGAGGAAGTAGCTTGGAGAGAATGAGGCGTGGAGCCTACGGAGGAG GTTATGGAGGTTATGATGACTACAATGGGTATAATGATGGCTATGGGTTTGGTTCTGATAGATTTGGAAGAG AATGGACTCTTTTCTCCGCAGGGATGTCGGACCACAGGTACGGCGACGGATCGTCCACCTTCCAGAGCACGACCGGCCACTGCGTCCACATGCGAGGTCTGCCCTACAGAGCCACGGAGAATGACATCTACAAC TTCTTCTCACCTCTGAACCCTGTAAGAGTACACATTGAAATCGGACCAGATGGCAGAGTAACCGGAGAGGCAGACGTTGAATTTGCTACTCACGAGGACGCAGTGGCTGCCATGTCCAAAGACAAAGCAAATATGC AACACAGATATGTAGAGCTCTTCCTGAATTCTACAGCAGGAGGAACTGGTGGTGCCTATGGCAGTCAGATGATGGGAGCAATGG TCAAGGAGTCGGAAGGGGTAGTCCAAGATTGGAACACTAGCACATTGCCAG GGAGCCAATCCAGTTATGGTGCTCCAGGCAACCAGCAGCTGAGTGGGGGCTATGGAGGAGGATATGGAGGTCAAAGCAGCATGAGTGGCTATG ACCCCGGGAGCCAGGGCGCCATGAACAGCAGCTACTACAGCAGTGGGAACCGCGCATCCATGGGAGTGAACGGCATGGGCGGCATGTCCAACATGTCCAACATGAGTGGTGGCTGGGGAATGTAA
- the HNRNPH1 gene encoding heterogeneous nuclear ribonucleoprotein H isoform X8, producing the protein MSTTEAETEQSLTPNVMLNTESSEGYVVKVRGLPWSCSTEEVQRFFSDCKILNGALGIRFIYTREGRPSGEAFAELESEEDVKLALKKDRETMGHRYVEVFKSNNVEMDWVLKHTGPNSPDTANDGFVRLRGLPFGCSKEEIVQFFSGLEIVPNGITLPVDFQGRSTGEAFVQFASQEIAEKALKKHKERIGHRYIEIFKSSRAEVRTHYDPPRKLLAMQRPGPYDRPGLTRGYNSLGRGSSLERMRRGAYGGGYGGYDDYNGYNDGYGFGSDRFGREWTLFSAGMSDHRYGDGSSTFQSTTGHCVHMRGLPYRATENDIYNFFSPLNPVRVHIEIGPDGRVTGEADVEFATHEDAVAAMSKDKANMQHRYVELFLNSTAGGTGGAYGSQMMGAMVKESEGVVQDWNTSTLPAQVLNACCCYASKTDTLLTPSWAGYGDEGSQSSYGAPGNQQLSGGYGGGYGGQSSMSGYDPGSQGAMNSSYYSSGNRASMGVNGMGGMSNMSNMSGGWGM; encoded by the exons ATGT CAACCACAGAagcagagacagagcagagccTCACCCCCAATGTGATGCTTAACACAGAGAGCAGCGAGGGATACGTGGTGAAGGTCCGGGGGCTGCCTTGGTCTTGCTCCACCGAGGAGGTGCAGAGATTCTTCTCCG ATTGCAAAATTCTGAACGGGGCTCTGGGTATCCGTTTCATCTACACCAGGGAGGGCAGACCAAGTGGAGAAGCATTTGCTGAACTTGAGTCAGAAGAGGATGTGAAATTGGCCCtgaaaaaagacagagaaacaATGGGACACAGATACGTTGAAG TTTTCAAGTCAAACAACGTTGAAATGGATTGGGTTCTGAAGCATACTGGTCCCAACAGCCCTGATACAGCTAATGATGGTTTTGTACGTCTTAGAGGACTCCCATTTGGCTGTAGTAAAGAAGAAATTGTACAGTTTTTTTCAG GGTTGGAAATCGTGCCAAATGGGATAACATTGCCGGTGGACTTCCAGGGGAGGAGTACGGGGGAGGCCTTCGTGCAGTTTGCTTCACAGGAAATAGCTGAAAAGGCTCTAAAGAAACACAAGGAAAGAATAGGGCACAG GTACATTGAGATCTTCAAGAGCAGCCGAGCAGAGGTGCGCACTCACTACGACCCTCCCCGCAAGCTGCTGGCCATGCAGAGACCGGGTCCGTACGACAGGCCCGGCCTGACGCGCGGGTACAACAGTCTGGGTAGAGGAAGTAGCTTGGAGAGAATGAGGCGTGGAGCCTACGGAGGAG GTTATGGAGGTTATGATGACTACAATGGGTATAATGATGGCTATGGGTTTGGTTCTGATAGATTTGGAAGAG AATGGACTCTTTTCTCCGCAGGGATGTCGGACCACAGGTACGGCGACGGATCGTCCACCTTCCAGAGCACGACCGGCCACTGCGTCCACATGCGAGGTCTGCCCTACAGAGCCACGGAGAATGACATCTACAAC TTCTTCTCACCTCTGAACCCTGTAAGAGTACACATTGAAATCGGACCAGATGGCAGAGTAACCGGAGAGGCAGACGTTGAATTTGCTACTCACGAGGACGCAGTGGCTGCCATGTCCAAAGACAAAGCAAATATGC AACACAGATATGTAGAGCTCTTCCTGAATTCTACAGCAGGAGGAACTGGTGGTGCCTATGGCAGTCAGATGATGGGAGCAATGG TCAAGGAGTCGGAAGGGGTAGTCCAAGATTGGAACACTAGCACATTGCCAG CACAAGTCTTAAATGCCTGTTGCTGTTATGCCTCTAAGACAGATACCCTCCTGACACCCAGCTGGGCTGGTTACGGAGATGAAG GGAGCCAATCCAGTTATGGTGCTCCAGGCAACCAGCAGCTGAGTGGGGGCTATGGAGGAGGATATGGAGGTCAAAGCAGCATGAGTGGCTATG ACCCCGGGAGCCAGGGCGCCATGAACAGCAGCTACTACAGCAGTGGGAACCGCGCATCCATGGGAGTGAACGGCATGGGCGGCATGTCCAACATGTCCAACATGAGTGGTGGCTGGGGAATGTAA
- the HNRNPH1 gene encoding heterogeneous nuclear ribonucleoprotein H isoform X12, whose amino-acid sequence MDPCHTEETEGEIPGLATTEAETEQSLTPNVMLNTESSEGYVVKVRGLPWSCSTEEVQRFFSDCKILNGALGIRFIYTREGRPSGEAFAELESEEDVKLALKKDRETMGHRYVEVFKSNNVEMDWVLKHTGPNSPDTANDGFVRLRGLPFGCSKEEIVQFFSGLEIVPNGITLPVDFQGRSTGEAFVQFASQEIAEKALKKHKERIGHRYIEIFKSSRAEVRTHYDPPRKLLAMQRPGPYDRPGLTRGYNSLGRGSSLERMRRGAYGGGYGGYDDYNGYNDGYGFGSDRFGRGMSDHRYGDGSSTFQSTTGHCVHMRGLPYRATENDIYNFFSPLNPVRVHIEIGPDGRVTGEADVEFATHEDAVAAMSKDKANMQHRYVELFLNSTAGGTGGAYGSQMMGAMVKESEGVVQDWNTSTLPGSQSSYGAPGNQQLSGGYGGGYGGQSSMSGYDPGSQGAMNSSYYSSGNRASMGVNGMGGMSNMSNMSGGWGM is encoded by the exons CAACCACAGAagcagagacagagcagagccTCACCCCCAATGTGATGCTTAACACAGAGAGCAGCGAGGGATACGTGGTGAAGGTCCGGGGGCTGCCTTGGTCTTGCTCCACCGAGGAGGTGCAGAGATTCTTCTCCG ATTGCAAAATTCTGAACGGGGCTCTGGGTATCCGTTTCATCTACACCAGGGAGGGCAGACCAAGTGGAGAAGCATTTGCTGAACTTGAGTCAGAAGAGGATGTGAAATTGGCCCtgaaaaaagacagagaaacaATGGGACACAGATACGTTGAAG TTTTCAAGTCAAACAACGTTGAAATGGATTGGGTTCTGAAGCATACTGGTCCCAACAGCCCTGATACAGCTAATGATGGTTTTGTACGTCTTAGAGGACTCCCATTTGGCTGTAGTAAAGAAGAAATTGTACAGTTTTTTTCAG GGTTGGAAATCGTGCCAAATGGGATAACATTGCCGGTGGACTTCCAGGGGAGGAGTACGGGGGAGGCCTTCGTGCAGTTTGCTTCACAGGAAATAGCTGAAAAGGCTCTAAAGAAACACAAGGAAAGAATAGGGCACAG GTACATTGAGATCTTCAAGAGCAGCCGAGCAGAGGTGCGCACTCACTACGACCCTCCCCGCAAGCTGCTGGCCATGCAGAGACCGGGTCCGTACGACAGGCCCGGCCTGACGCGCGGGTACAACAGTCTGGGTAGAGGAAGTAGCTTGGAGAGAATGAGGCGTGGAGCCTACGGAGGAG GTTATGGAGGTTATGATGACTACAATGGGTATAATGATGGCTATGGGTTTGGTTCTGATAGATTTGGAAGAG GGATGTCGGACCACAGGTACGGCGACGGATCGTCCACCTTCCAGAGCACGACCGGCCACTGCGTCCACATGCGAGGTCTGCCCTACAGAGCCACGGAGAATGACATCTACAAC TTCTTCTCACCTCTGAACCCTGTAAGAGTACACATTGAAATCGGACCAGATGGCAGAGTAACCGGAGAGGCAGACGTTGAATTTGCTACTCACGAGGACGCAGTGGCTGCCATGTCCAAAGACAAAGCAAATATGC AACACAGATATGTAGAGCTCTTCCTGAATTCTACAGCAGGAGGAACTGGTGGTGCCTATGGCAGTCAGATGATGGGAGCAATGG TCAAGGAGTCGGAAGGGGTAGTCCAAGATTGGAACACTAGCACATTGCCAG GGAGCCAATCCAGTTATGGTGCTCCAGGCAACCAGCAGCTGAGTGGGGGCTATGGAGGAGGATATGGAGGTCAAAGCAGCATGAGTGGCTATG ACCCCGGGAGCCAGGGCGCCATGAACAGCAGCTACTACAGCAGTGGGAACCGCGCATCCATGGGAGTGAACGGCATGGGCGGCATGTCCAACATGTCCAACATGAGTGGTGGCTGGGGAATGTAA
- the HNRNPH1 gene encoding heterogeneous nuclear ribonucleoprotein H isoform X10 — protein MDPCHTEETEGEIPGLGFSDRSEQIVSRGVASAFEAATTEAETEQSLTPNVMLNTESSEGYVVKVRGLPWSCSTEEVQRFFSDCKILNGALGIRFIYTREGRPSGEAFAELESEEDVKLALKKDRETMGHRYVEVFKSNNVEMDWVLKHTGPNSPDTANDGFVRLRGLPFGCSKEEIVQFFSGLEIVPNGITLPVDFQGRSTGEAFVQFASQEIAEKALKKHKERIGHRYIEIFKSSRAEVRTHYDPPRKLLAMQRPGPYDRPGLTRGYNSLGRGSSLERMRRGAYGGGYGGYDDYNGYNDGYGFGSDRFGREWTLFSAGMSDHRYGDGSSTFQSTTGHCVHMRGLPYRATENDIYNFFSPLNPVRVHIEIGPDGRVTGEADVEFATHEDAVAAMSKDKANMQHRYVELFLNSTAGGTGGAYGSQMMGAMGSQSSYGAPGNQQLSGGYGGGYGGQSSMSGYDPGSQGAMNSSYYSSGNRASMGVNGMGGMSNMSNMSGGWGM, from the exons GCTTCAGTGACCGAAGCGAGCAGATTGTTTCACGTGGGGTAGCGTCAGCCTTTGAAGCTG CAACCACAGAagcagagacagagcagagccTCACCCCCAATGTGATGCTTAACACAGAGAGCAGCGAGGGATACGTGGTGAAGGTCCGGGGGCTGCCTTGGTCTTGCTCCACCGAGGAGGTGCAGAGATTCTTCTCCG ATTGCAAAATTCTGAACGGGGCTCTGGGTATCCGTTTCATCTACACCAGGGAGGGCAGACCAAGTGGAGAAGCATTTGCTGAACTTGAGTCAGAAGAGGATGTGAAATTGGCCCtgaaaaaagacagagaaacaATGGGACACAGATACGTTGAAG TTTTCAAGTCAAACAACGTTGAAATGGATTGGGTTCTGAAGCATACTGGTCCCAACAGCCCTGATACAGCTAATGATGGTTTTGTACGTCTTAGAGGACTCCCATTTGGCTGTAGTAAAGAAGAAATTGTACAGTTTTTTTCAG GGTTGGAAATCGTGCCAAATGGGATAACATTGCCGGTGGACTTCCAGGGGAGGAGTACGGGGGAGGCCTTCGTGCAGTTTGCTTCACAGGAAATAGCTGAAAAGGCTCTAAAGAAACACAAGGAAAGAATAGGGCACAG GTACATTGAGATCTTCAAGAGCAGCCGAGCAGAGGTGCGCACTCACTACGACCCTCCCCGCAAGCTGCTGGCCATGCAGAGACCGGGTCCGTACGACAGGCCCGGCCTGACGCGCGGGTACAACAGTCTGGGTAGAGGAAGTAGCTTGGAGAGAATGAGGCGTGGAGCCTACGGAGGAG GTTATGGAGGTTATGATGACTACAATGGGTATAATGATGGCTATGGGTTTGGTTCTGATAGATTTGGAAGAG AATGGACTCTTTTCTCCGCAGGGATGTCGGACCACAGGTACGGCGACGGATCGTCCACCTTCCAGAGCACGACCGGCCACTGCGTCCACATGCGAGGTCTGCCCTACAGAGCCACGGAGAATGACATCTACAAC TTCTTCTCACCTCTGAACCCTGTAAGAGTACACATTGAAATCGGACCAGATGGCAGAGTAACCGGAGAGGCAGACGTTGAATTTGCTACTCACGAGGACGCAGTGGCTGCCATGTCCAAAGACAAAGCAAATATGC AACACAGATATGTAGAGCTCTTCCTGAATTCTACAGCAGGAGGAACTGGTGGTGCCTATGGCAGTCAGATGATGGGAGCAATGG GGAGCCAATCCAGTTATGGTGCTCCAGGCAACCAGCAGCTGAGTGGGGGCTATGGAGGAGGATATGGAGGTCAAAGCAGCATGAGTGGCTATG ACCCCGGGAGCCAGGGCGCCATGAACAGCAGCTACTACAGCAGTGGGAACCGCGCATCCATGGGAGTGAACGGCATGGGCGGCATGTCCAACATGTCCAACATGAGTGGTGGCTGGGGAATGTAA